The Thiovulum sp. ES genome includes a region encoding these proteins:
- a CDS encoding KilA-N domain-containing protein (PFAM: KilA-N domain) translates to MNTDQKMTIQIGKNYTVQIGHLSQMGSLNDVLNIGNEYRKSEGLREIEMREWLARENTWEFIATVERKYAESSKTPVAGVFLNPRELVNYKTLDRKMDFAKLIKLSNVIKTKKGRYGGTWAKLFIMLDLANYLSPELKYEMYEVFINQKILFWRDVGGDNFKEFNKLVDTLPDRKEKNNTGIYVSMSKRIRQKLSILSTKGYNEKEHDSLVQENRAEWLKTLGFAINVGWIKSFDELKNAFDKLELIEK, encoded by the coding sequence ATGAATACTGATCAAAAAATGACAATCCAAATCGGAAAAAACTACACCGTCCAAATTGGACATCTTTCTCAAATGGGAAGCCTAAATGATGTTCTTAACATCGGCAACGAATATCGCAAAAGTGAAGGTCTTCGTGAAATTGAAATGAGAGAATGGTTAGCAAGAGAAAATACTTGGGAATTTATTGCAACTGTCGAACGAAAATATGCTGAAAGTTCTAAAACTCCCGTCGCGGGAGTTTTTCTAAATCCCCGTGAATTGGTTAATTATAAAACTCTTGATAGAAAAATGGACTTTGCAAAGTTAATTAAACTTTCTAATGTTATTAAGACAAAAAAAGGTCGTTATGGTGGAACTTGGGCTAAACTTTTCATCATGTTGGATTTGGCAAATTACTTATCTCCTGAATTAAAATACGAGATGTATGAAGTTTTTATCAATCAGAAAATTCTTTTTTGGAGAGATGTCGGTGGAGACAATTTCAAAGAGTTCAATAAACTTGTTGATACTTTGCCAGACAGAAAAGAGAAAAACAACACAGGAATCTATGTTTCGATGTCAAAAAGAATTCGTCAAAAACTTTCAATTCTTTCAACAAAAGGCTATAACGAAAAAGAGCATGATTCACTTGTTCAAGAAAATCGTGCCGAATGGTTAAAAACTCTCGGTTTTGCAATAAATGTTGGCTGGATAAAATCTTTTGATGAATTGAAAAATGCTTTTGACAAATTGGAATTGATTGAAAAATAA
- a CDS encoding non-canonical purine NTP pyrophosphatase, rdgB/HAM1 family (PFAM: Ham1 family~TIGRFAM: non-canonical purine NTP pyrophosphatase, RdgB/HAM1 family) — protein MRLILATSNKGKVKEISAFLEDFDVIPYSDLIEKFEIVEDGKTFKENANIKTKAVWEKLNKKGFSETVISDDSGISVEALDWKPNIYSARFAGAGSNDSQNRQKMISELKNLGISESKAFYTAAISIIDKNGNLSTTHGWMHGKVINREIGDGGFGYDPIFIPDGETETLGTLPTEIKNRYSHRVKALKLAKLILEKLK, from the coding sequence TTGAGATTAATATTAGCGACATCAAACAAGGGAAAAGTCAAAGAGATTAGTGCTTTTTTAGAGGATTTTGATGTTATTCCGTACAGCGACCTCATCGAAAAATTTGAGATTGTTGAAGACGGAAAAACTTTTAAAGAGAATGCAAATATAAAAACAAAAGCAGTTTGGGAAAAGTTGAACAAAAAAGGTTTTTCCGAAACTGTTATTTCTGACGATAGCGGAATTTCAGTCGAAGCCCTCGATTGGAAACCAAACATATACTCCGCTCGATTTGCTGGAGCTGGTTCCAATGATTCTCAAAACCGTCAAAAAATGATTTCAGAATTAAAAAATCTAGGAATCTCAGAAAGTAAAGCTTTTTATACCGCCGCAATTTCAATCATTGATAAAAATGGAAATCTTTCAACAACTCATGGTTGGATGCACGGAAAAGTTATTAATAGAGAAATTGGCGATGGCGGTTTTGGGTATGACCCAATTTTTATTCCTGATGGTGAAACTGAAACTCTTGGAACTCTGCCAACTGAAATCAAAAATAGATACTCTCACCGAGTCAAAGCACTTAAACTTGCAAAACTGATTTTAGAAAAATTAAAGTAG
- a CDS encoding putative bacitracin resistance protein (PFAM: Bacitracin resistance protein BacA~TIGRFAM: undecaprenyl-diphosphatase UppP) → MTLYDSAILGVVEGITEYLPVSSTAHLVLTSQLLDLEQNEFMTSFQIIIQIAPIFSVMLLFWSRLIASFDLWIKLGIAFVPTGFVGLFFHEQIEALFTSDLTILFMFLTGIAFLIFEFFIKEERFKFHREEQISFFGALGVGIFQVFALIPGVSRSGSTILGAMIFGFSRELAMRFSFLLAIPTMGIASAYTFFKSESVVLNNLELLGVGFIVSFLFGIIAIKGFLHVVSNYKFIPFGIYLIVSAGIFYFFL, encoded by the coding sequence TTGACACTTTACGACTCTGCAATTTTAGGAGTCGTGGAAGGTATCACCGAATATCTACCAGTTTCTAGCACGGCTCACCTTGTTTTAACTTCACAACTTCTCGATTTAGAGCAAAATGAGTTTATGACAAGTTTTCAAATAATTATCCAAATTGCACCAATTTTTTCAGTCATGTTGCTTTTTTGGTCTCGACTTATTGCATCTTTTGATTTATGGATAAAACTTGGAATTGCATTTGTTCCAACTGGTTTTGTAGGTCTCTTTTTTCATGAGCAGATAGAGGCACTTTTTACTAGCGATTTGACAATTCTTTTTATGTTTTTAACAGGTATTGCTTTTTTGATATTTGAGTTTTTTATAAAAGAGGAGAGATTCAAATTTCATCGTGAAGAGCAAATATCTTTTTTTGGTGCTTTAGGAGTTGGAATTTTTCAAGTTTTTGCACTAATTCCAGGTGTGTCAAGAAGTGGTTCTACTATTTTAGGAGCAATGATTTTTGGCTTTAGTCGTGAATTGGCGATGAGGTTCTCTTTTCTTCTCGCAATTCCAACAATGGGTATCGCTTCGGCATACACTTTTTTTAAAAGCGAATCAGTTGTTTTAAATAATTTGGAACTTTTAGGAGTCGGTTTTATCGTCTCTTTTCTTTTTGGAATTATCGCGATCAAAGGATTTCTTCATGTTGTTTCAAACTATAAATTTATTCCATTTGGAATTTATCTAATAGTTTCTGCGGGAATTTTCTACTTTTTTCTCTAA
- a CDS encoding putative stress response protein, TerZ- and CABP1 (PFAM: Bacterial stress protein) yields MGIDLSKGARIDLSKEAPGLTKVRIGLGWDTNATDTGGEFDLDASVFMIDANGKVPAEKFFVYYNNKTSEDSSVEHHGDNLTGAGDGDDEVVDVDLSKVNEKITEITFIVTIHEAESRRQNFGQVSNSFIRLLDGDNEIAKYELDEDFSTETAIEFGKLYKKSGSWRFQAVGTGYNSGLQSFVDKYIG; encoded by the coding sequence TTGGGTATTGATTTAAGTAAAGGTGCTAGAATTGATTTATCAAAAGAAGCTCCAGGTTTAACTAAAGTTCGAATTGGTCTCGGTTGGGATACAAATGCTACTGACACAGGTGGGGAATTCGATTTAGATGCTTCTGTTTTTATGATTGATGCAAACGGAAAAGTTCCTGCTGAAAAATTCTTTGTCTATTACAATAATAAAACTTCTGAGGACTCTTCTGTTGAACACCATGGCGATAATTTAACTGGTGCGGGTGATGGAGACGATGAGGTCGTTGATGTTGATTTAAGTAAAGTTAATGAGAAAATCACTGAAATCACTTTTATCGTAACAATTCACGAAGCAGAATCTCGACGACAAAATTTTGGTCAAGTCTCTAACTCTTTTATTAGACTTCTTGACGGCGATAATGAAATTGCAAAATATGAGCTTGATGAAGATTTCTCTACTGAAACAGCTATCGAATTTGGAAAACTTTATAAGAAAAGTGGTTCTTGGAGATTTCAAGCAGTTGGAACAGGGTATAACTCTGGATTACAATCTTTTGTAGATAAATATATTGGATAG
- a CDS encoding orotate phosphoribosyltransferase (PFAM: Phosphoribosyl transferase domain~TIGRFAM: orotate phosphoribosyltransferase, Thermus family; orotate phosphoribosyltransferase), which yields MSLEEIYKKHEALLEGHFLLSSGKHSNRYLQSAKVLQHPKVAGELADRLADLIVKSGIQVDLVCSPALGGVIAGYELARSLGVRSIFTERKDGEMVLRRGFEIAKGEKVLICEDIITTGGSALESAREVERAGGEVVGFSAIANRGFCVRNGSDLERKENCKLPENKPLFALEDFIFEVFDPENCPLCADGSEAIKPGSRN from the coding sequence ATGAGTTTGGAAGAAATTTATAAAAAGCACGAGGCACTACTTGAAGGGCATTTTCTTTTAAGTAGTGGAAAACACTCAAATCGATATTTGCAGTCGGCAAAAGTTTTACAACATCCAAAAGTTGCGGGTGAATTAGCAGATCGCCTTGCCGACCTCATCGTAAAAAGTGGAATTCAGGTGGATTTAGTTTGTTCCCCTGCACTTGGCGGTGTAATTGCGGGATATGAACTTGCTCGTTCTCTCGGTGTTCGTTCAATTTTTACAGAGCGAAAAGATGGAGAAATGGTTCTACGGCGAGGATTTGAAATTGCAAAAGGTGAGAAAGTTCTAATTTGCGAAGACATTATCACAACAGGAGGATCAGCACTTGAATCAGCTAGAGAAGTTGAAAGAGCAGGAGGTGAAGTTGTTGGATTTAGTGCAATTGCAAACCGAGGTTTTTGTGTCCGAAACGGTAGCGATTTAGAGCGAAAAGAGAATTGTAAATTACCAGAAAACAAACCGCTTTTTGCACTTGAAGATTTTATTTTTGAGGTTTTTGATCCAGAAAATTGCCCTCTTTGTGCCGATGGTTCAGAGGCGATAAAACCAGGTTCAAGAAATTGA
- a CDS encoding acyl-phosphate glycerol 3-phosphate acyltransferase (PFAM: Domain of unknown function (DUF205)~TIGRFAM: acyl-phosphate glycerol 3-phosphate acyltransferase) encodes MENLAEFNLTFYVIAYLAGSIPFGLILVKAFANIDIQKHGSGNIGATNVLRVLKENGQESLAKKLGIATLLLDALKGATVLLVAMFVYEAPEDTLFAIMVLAVVGHIFSVFLLFNGGKGVATGLGVSAVMFPIETIIAFLVWFVMGKVLKISSISSLIALSSLFGFSFLISPDVTHVPLGIVAFLIIYKHIPNIERLIRGEEKKVVS; translated from the coding sequence TTGGAAAATTTAGCAGAATTTAATTTAACTTTTTATGTAATTGCCTATCTTGCGGGTTCAATCCCTTTTGGTCTTATTCTTGTAAAAGCTTTTGCAAATATTGATATTCAAAAACATGGTAGTGGAAATATTGGAGCGACAAATGTTCTCCGTGTTTTAAAAGAAAACGGACAAGAGTCTCTTGCAAAAAAGCTTGGAATTGCAACACTTCTCCTTGATGCTTTAAAAGGAGCAACTGTTTTGCTTGTTGCGATGTTTGTCTATGAAGCACCAGAAGATACACTTTTTGCAATTATGGTTTTAGCTGTTGTTGGTCATATATTTTCAGTTTTTCTTCTTTTTAACGGAGGAAAAGGTGTTGCGACAGGTCTAGGAGTTTCTGCTGTGATGTTTCCAATTGAGACAATTATCGCTTTTTTAGTTTGGTTTGTAATGGGAAAAGTTTTGAAAATTTCATCCATCTCTTCACTTATTGCACTCTCTTCACTTTTTGGATTCTCATTTCTAATTTCTCCAGATGTAACACATGTTCCGCTCGGAATTGTTGCATTTTTAATAATTTATAAACATATTCCAAATATTGAAAGATTGATTCGGGGTGAAGAGAAAAAAGTGGTCTCTTAA
- a CDS encoding cytosine deaminase-like metal-dependent hydrolase (PFAM: Amidohydrolase family) — MRIVSPKYIFSNGEILENLSVAFSEKIEKIGTLQDLKNEFPNAEISEIRENSLMMAGFVNSHVHLEYSHHTTEYNYGDFISWLNSVVANFPNLSQNISDEVMNETLNRILKSGTTTVGVISSLGLDLEVLKNSPIRKVVFNEIIASQPHQVDSFYQLWLSRLQKSEELQDEKFTPAVSLHSPYSVHRIVAKKVVELAKTKNYKISAHSLESKAERDWLDSESGEFYDFYMRAYGNAHRHTTVDEFFETLDLETILVHGNYLNDSELEKISGNHLIAHSPISNRLLGNKKLDLQKMEKFGIPWILATDGLSSNYSLDMLEEMKIALFLHENMDLESFGKDLLLASTSRPAKALGLNVGDISENILSDFIFIDLGNLEFDNLQKIPLHTILKGEVYKTFVAGKEI; from the coding sequence ATGAGAATTGTCTCGCCAAAATATATTTTTAGTAATGGAGAGATTTTAGAGAATCTTTCAGTCGCTTTTAGTGAAAAAATTGAGAAAATTGGAACTCTCCAAGATTTAAAAAATGAGTTTCCAAATGCTGAAATTTCTGAAATTAGAGAGAACTCTTTAATGATGGCGGGTTTTGTAAATTCGCATGTTCATTTAGAATATAGTCATCACACAACAGAATACAATTACGGAGATTTTATTTCTTGGTTAAATTCAGTTGTGGCAAATTTTCCAAATCTCTCTCAAAATATTAGCGATGAGGTCATGAATGAGACTTTAAATAGGATTTTGAAAAGCGGAACAACAACGGTCGGTGTGATTTCATCTCTCGGACTTGATTTGGAAGTTTTAAAAAACTCACCAATTCGGAAAGTTGTATTTAATGAAATTATCGCATCTCAACCGCACCAAGTCGATTCATTTTACCAACTTTGGCTTTCCCGATTACAAAAATCTGAAGAGTTACAAGATGAGAAATTTACTCCAGCAGTTTCCCTGCATTCTCCATATTCGGTTCATAGAATTGTCGCAAAAAAAGTTGTCGAACTTGCAAAAACTAAAAATTACAAAATTTCCGCTCATTCACTTGAGTCAAAAGCTGAACGGGATTGGTTAGATTCTGAAAGTGGAGAATTCTACGATTTTTATATGAGAGCTTACGGAAATGCTCATCGGCACACAACAGTTGATGAATTTTTTGAAACTTTAGATTTAGAAACTATTCTTGTTCATGGAAACTATTTGAATGATTCTGAATTGGAAAAAATTTCAGGAAATCACCTCATCGCACATTCTCCGATTTCAAATCGACTTTTGGGAAATAAAAAACTAGACTTGCAAAAAATGGAGAAGTTTGGAATTCCGTGGATTTTGGCAACGGATGGTTTGTCTTCAAACTACTCTCTTGATATGTTGGAAGAGATGAAAATTGCTCTTTTTCTTCATGAAAATATGGATTTGGAAAGTTTTGGAAAAGATTTACTTCTCGCTTCAACTTCTCGACCCGCAAAAGCTCTTGGATTAAATGTTGGTGATATTTCAGAAAATATTTTGAGTGATTTCATTTTTATCGATTTGGGAAATTTAGAGTTTGATAATCTTCAAAAAATTCCACTTCATACGATTTTAAAAGGTGAAGTTTATAAAACTTTTGTGGCGGGAAAAGAGATTTAA
- a CDS encoding Tellurite resistance protein TerB (PFAM: Tellurite resistance protein TerB), translating into MAIDWASIREKAETFVSDASRTIKQYTPEAWSKEKKFVNAIVASMAIMTIADKKIDTREVTASMDMIHQIDQIAELEMQQEAIQLFEMHLERLAPAMESSVKWTIESAKLLSDIAKIKEYPEYVPMIKNLLDYIAQADNDFSPEEEEMKKKIYEILA; encoded by the coding sequence ATGGCAATAGATTGGGCTTCAATTCGAGAAAAAGCTGAAACTTTTGTTTCAGATGCAAGTAGAACAATTAAACAATACACTCCAGAAGCTTGGAGTAAAGAGAAAAAATTTGTTAATGCAATTGTTGCTAGTATGGCAATTATGACAATTGCGGACAAAAAAATTGACACTCGTGAAGTTACTGCTTCAATGGATATGATTCACCAAATCGATCAAATTGCTGAGCTTGAAATGCAACAAGAGGCGATTCAACTTTTTGAAATGCACTTAGAAAGACTTGCACCTGCAATGGAGAGTTCTGTTAAATGGACAATTGAGAGTGCGAAACTTCTTAGTGATATTGCAAAAATCAAAGAGTATCCTGAGTATGTGCCAATGATTAAAAATCTTCTTGATTACATTGCACAAGCGGATAATGACTTTTCTCCAGAAGAAGAGGAAATGAAGAAAAAAATCTACGAAATTCTCGCTTAA
- a CDS encoding molybdopterin-guanine dinucleotide biosynthesis protein MobB (PFAM: Molybdopterin guanine dinucleotide synthesis protein B~TIGRFAM: molybdopterin-guanine dinucleotide biosynthesis protein MobB), protein MKKIAVAFTGRSNSGKTTVIEKISKILLSRKEEVIIVKNDPKDKAKFDVDGKDSDKFFKTGADVFVVSPTRTTLFSHKKSELENLIEMKPNFDFLLVEGLKHLPLPRIAVIRGEADESYFPFVKAVAIDESVDKSRIPADIDILDLNSPEEIILWIEQNGEKID, encoded by the coding sequence TTGAAAAAAATAGCAGTTGCTTTTACTGGTCGTTCAAATAGTGGAAAAACGACGGTAATTGAGAAGATTTCTAAAATACTCCTTTCACGAAAAGAAGAAGTTATAATCGTAAAAAATGACCCAAAAGACAAAGCTAAATTTGATGTCGATGGAAAAGATAGCGATAAGTTTTTCAAAACTGGTGCAGATGTTTTTGTTGTTTCACCAACTCGAACAACACTTTTTTCGCATAAGAAAAGTGAATTAGAAAATTTAATTGAGATGAAGCCGAATTTTGATTTTTTACTCGTTGAAGGTTTAAAGCATTTGCCATTGCCGAGAATTGCAGTAATTCGTGGTGAAGCTGATGAAAGCTACTTTCCGTTTGTAAAAGCTGTTGCAATTGATGAAAGTGTGGATAAGAGTAGAATACCTGCCGATATTGATATTTTAGACTTGAATTCTCCAGAGGAAATTATTCTTTGGATTGAACAAAATGGGGAGAAGATAGATTGA
- a CDS encoding fructose-1,6-bisphosphatase (PFAM: Fructose-1-6-bisphosphatase), whose translation MNEILNAIEKSAILIADAIDRDSFSYAESHNAHGDHQLELDLQCDKIIEDEFKTLPNLKGLSSEEKDGFLEIGNGDILISYDPLDGSSLVDVNLSVGSIFGIYKDEFLGKKMIASAYVVYGPRVEIVFADEVGVKLYRLNKAEKKFHFVKDLKLGEKGKITATGAVQKGWNSLHKSFVEQIFSEGYRLRYSGGMVPDLHQILLKGGGIFSYPSTSDKPKAKLRMLFEVFPFAFIFEKAGGFALDESTNRVLEVVPENLHDTSPCFFASKYEIEVMKKYYGNK comes from the coding sequence TTGAATGAAATTTTAAATGCGATAGAAAAATCCGCAATTTTAATTGCTGATGCGATCGATAGAGATAGTTTTTCTTATGCTGAAAGTCATAATGCACACGGGGACCACCAATTAGAATTAGATTTGCAATGCGACAAAATTATTGAAGATGAGTTTAAGACTTTACCAAATTTAAAGGGACTTTCGAGTGAAGAGAAAGATGGATTTTTAGAAATTGGGAACGGCGATATTTTGATTTCATACGATCCGCTTGATGGTTCAAGTCTTGTTGATGTAAATCTTTCAGTTGGTTCAATTTTTGGAATTTACAAAGATGAATTTCTCGGAAAAAAAATGATTGCTTCCGCTTATGTTGTTTATGGTCCAAGAGTTGAAATTGTTTTTGCCGATGAGGTCGGTGTAAAACTTTACAGGTTAAATAAAGCGGAAAAGAAATTTCATTTTGTAAAAGATTTGAAATTGGGTGAAAAAGGAAAAATCACAGCAACTGGTGCAGTTCAAAAAGGATGGAATTCTCTTCACAAAAGTTTTGTAGAGCAAATTTTTTCTGAAGGCTATCGACTCCGATATTCTGGTGGAATGGTTCCCGATTTGCACCAAATTCTTCTTAAAGGTGGTGGAATTTTCTCGTATCCTTCGACTTCTGACAAACCAAAAGCAAAACTACGAATGCTTTTTGAAGTTTTTCCGTTTGCATTTATTTTTGAAAAAGCAGGTGGTTTTGCACTTGATGAAAGCACAAATCGAGTTTTAGAAGTTGTTCCAGAAAATCTACATGACACTTCGCCATGTTTTTTCGCATCAAAATATGAAATAGAGGTAATGAAAAAATATTATGGAAATAAGTGA